Genomic DNA from Dysidea avara chromosome 10, odDysAvar1.4, whole genome shotgun sequence:
TGTTATCtcatgtatatatactgtaggACTGCTCCAGTGAGTCCCAGGCTAAGGGCTGTCACTGGTCATGTAATGATTACCGTGGTGTAGACTACTACATCACAACTGGTACACATGACGTCTCACTACCCAGTCCACGTGGTGCAGTGCTGAGGGTGGGGTTGTGTACTGACATCTCATGTGGATCATCACGAAGTAGAGGATGTATAATAGTCCCTGGTGTGGAGCCTGTTAGTACTGGTAAGGGAGTCATTGTGATCTTGTGATGTCTTATAGCAGACTGACTACAGAGGGGCCTATTAATATGGCAGCTAAGACAAGAACACTTGTAATTATTAAAGGCTGCAGACCATATTATATATTGACTGACCTATGTAGCTAGAAAATGAGGTCATCTTGATAACTGGGATACTTTTGGTTGGTTGCAGGTTCCATTGTAACTTTTAATGAGTTAGGAAAGGGTGTGGTTTTGATACATTTGAATTTCCAATAAATTCATGCCCCCGAACAAGTGTCAAATTTCTTAGCCTTTTTGAGTGATATTAAATAGTTTATTACTAACTAGGCCATGAGCTTTAAGAAGTGGCCCAACTCGATAACGAAATAGAATGGCCTTACCAAACTATTTCAAACTGGCAGTGTAAATCATTGATtgttgtaaagaaaaaaagtgtTAGCAAGTTTCATAAACTTGACAATAAGCTCAAGTAAATCCCATTCCCTCAGCTTGAGCACTACTGAAATGATTTGATATATATGGAGTGGATTTATAATGAGTGTAAAATTGTAAGGTGGTAAGGAGAACGGTATGCTGGCCAGTTCTAGTATAGCTGGTTGGATCACAAGACTCCTGCTTCTGATAATAACGAGTCAGCATCGAAACCTTgtcgggtcacattttgtcagGGTCATCAGGGTCTGACCCGCTTTAAAAATTATCCCCAgatctgacccggattggatcacgtgtgaAGCAAATTAGTTTGACGATACGGAAGTGTTTAACGTGTCATAGTCAAGTTCTGGTGCAGCCCAGGTTCTTTAGTGAGCCACACCCGCTTATCCGGGCGACTGTCTGCAACCTTACGTGCAGCTACGCCCATTTATTGATGTCTGCAGGTATACATGAATCCATGCTTATGCTTGcaggcttatgtggagccacgcccactaatcaattGCTGTTGTACGAGATATGGTCTAGTCTTGCATCAGGctagcttcttttgtgagccatgcccacttttatATCGGGAATGTGTCGTACCGTTTGTAATTACCATGTGTTAGCCATGtgcaaagccacacccacttgcaggAAGTGTATCTTGCTATCTGCAAACTTATGTGGAACCATGCCCACTGACTAGCATCATTAATAGACCTTACCGCTTAGTTTTCATATAGCTACCCTTGTGCTTAATGCGCTAGTCTAGCACTCAAAACGTAGCCTTTGGCGCATGCCTcactttaattaatccgggtctgacccagaatGCTTCCGGGttagcagtagtgacccggtttcaatgctgtaaTGAGTTACTATGGAGATAGAAGTGTAGCTCATAGAAGTGTGGAGCAAACATTGTAGCTTCACATATTTAGCTGGAGGAGGTTGGGCTACCACTTAATGTGATGTCATACACGAACTACATATACAATAGTCAACCACAATGGATTCATACCTGGACCTAAGGCTAATGTCTAGCTTTATTTACAGGAATTTTTAAAGTACTGTAGACAATTATTGTGTGTTAAATTCTGTGCTATGACTCTGGGATTTAACATAGTTACCCTGACTTGTTTATTAACCACATttggtaactagttacatttgtATTTACTGTTCCTACAGGCCAGAGGGTAGTTTATCAACCACTAGAACAACATATCCCATCAGCTGGACTACAGGTGGTGTATGAAGATGGTGTAGTGTGTGAAGTGACAAAGAAGCCTCGTAAAACAATCATTAACCTTCCTTGTGATCCTGATCATGATGTACCGGCTACTCCTTCCAGAGCTTATGAGGGAGACAAGCAAACTATCTGTAACTATTATGTAGAGTTTTCACCCAGTAAACTATTCTGTCCTAATATGGTAAGAGGATTAGTAGCTGATACCAGCCCTGTAATAACTGCTGGTAAGTTGTGTATGGTGTCTAAGAAAGGCCTACTATACTATGTAATATACCTACTATACTATGTAATATACACGTACATAAGATCACCATCTAGATAGCCCCCCATAAATGGataatacaaagtgacctgcttaCGGTAGTTTAGTTAACCATCTCTTTAATATGgtcaaaattttaaaacaatttgAACAATTTGCTCTGAATCTTCTGatacacacatatgtacgtatgtatgcataCCTAAATACTATTTACGTGAAAATCAAAAATTTTGTTGAAGtgtatgtgtgatgtgtgtgtagaGTTTATATGAGGCTCAGATAGTAATTCTTAGCACATGCATCAACACGATCATTTATGGTTTAACATTTGGTATTGTGTATTGTTCATACGTAGTATCTGGTTGTGAGGACTCCTCACCCAAAAGGACCACCACAAGATGTCACCCCAACAGTGGTACACAGCTTACCATCTATGGTGTTCATTTCTCTTCATTGCTATCACCAACAACAGGAGACAGTACCACAGGACACCACAACATTCTCTCTGATTCCTTTGCAGTGTTTATTGGTGACAATAAGTGTCATGATTTAAAGTATGCCaacgattttacacttgtgtgCTTGTTACCCCCCATGGGTGGGGAAGCACTGGATGTGACACTGAAGGAGGGTAGTGGTAACAAGGCAGTATTAACAGGAGCTGTGTCATACAGACAGCTGGTGAACTATCGTCAAATGTTTGACCAGTTTGTATATCATGGGGTTGGTGGGATGAGACAACAAATTGAGGAATTGTACAGGAGAGCATTTGCATCTCGTGGTTAGTAGTTGTATTAGAATACATTTTTTAAGTTAAGAAAAGGAGCCATACAAAAGAATCCCATGAGGCCATAGACTGGAAAGGGAGAAGACACAAACATTTTGTAATGATTTATGAGAGTTAACCGcagtgtatgttagtggctgtgaattGTATGCTCACAATggttacaaaataatagtttagtAGGGTAAATGATTGTTTTTCAACATGGGTAATTGTAAAATGGCATTCTTGCtatgggcattaaatagaaactatGAGCAAGCAATTTCTAACATGCCTATAAGTACCACGAAAACTAACTCTAGCTTCTAGTTActgtgtgacagttggaaatGCCAGCACAATCTGCTATAAAAGATTATGTTACTTTGCATGTGTCCCGattggttccgttccattcTGTCCAGCCTTTATAACTACCAGTCCTAAATTAAATTTCACGATGAAGTACTGTACAACAACTGCAGTGTATTTATTTTGAAGCAGTTGTtgaagtatgtgtgtgtatgtagtctTGTAGCCTTCCACACAAACAATTGCCTATGTAGAATGTGTACAACTTTACTACGTGAAACCTTTGTAGGCAAATGATTAAAGAAATATGTAATGAAATATGTACATGTTTCAGTCCACATGTGTGGATGTGCACGTATATTACCATAGGAGGGCAGGTGATTGTGTAATCTGTTTTGTCACCGTGTGTCACTGTAGACATGACAGAAAAAGTGTTACGTCAAGTTGGGGTGGGTCACGTGAAGGGCGTCCTGTTCCATGGTCCCCCTGGTAATGGCAAAACACTGTTAGCTCGTACCATCGGGAAGATCCTAGGATCATCACAGGTATAGCTGTAGTAAGTAAGAGTAAATAACACTTTGTTGTTTACAGTTACTGAGGCTAAACGTCACTTGTACTTGTGCCCTTTTAGGTAAAGATGTTGAATGGTCCTGAGATTATCAGCAAGTTTCTTGGAGAATCAGAGAGAAATCTGAGGTGCGAATGTGTAGTATAATATTAGTGATACAGGTTTTGCTATTACTGCTATATCATTGTCTGTGTTGTTGTAGGGGTCATTTTGAAGCAGCCAGGAAGGCTTGGGAGGAATATGGTGACCAGAGTGAAATGTTTGTTATCATCATTGATGAAATTGATGCTATTTGTAAACCACGAGGTAACTCACCTACACTGTTACACACCATACAAGCACACCGTAAGCTTAAGAGCATTCAAAGACCATCCTATGCTTTCCCTCACCTTTAAACGTAAACAAGACAAATATTTGAAGGTCTGACTGcatcatacaatatggtagtactgtttcatggaggtttgggcttttttacccagaaaccagcttcacatttccttcatgacagtttggcagtattgggtAGGCATGAGCAAGACCAAAACTGTCTTCAgaccttccaacaagtttctgcGAATAGCTGAATTTCTACTAACTGATCCAGCTGAGTATAACGTGACAATGggtaaggctacaggcttgatttctttactgttcagCGTCGcacatgccttttcaccaaccgtagtacatacaatgcatgcatcatggattcc
This window encodes:
- the LOC136237236 gene encoding uncharacterized protein isoform X4 — encoded protein: MRSWILICAYCSLLTCASKEQCNSEDCSSESQAKGCHWSCNDYRGVDYYITTGTHDVSLPSPRGAVLRVGLCTDISCGSSRSRGCIIVPGVEPVSTGQRVVYQPLEQHIPSAGLQVVYEDGVVCEVTKKPRKTIINLPCDPDHDVPATPSRAYEGDKQTICNYYVEFSPSKLFCPNMVRGLVADTSPVITAVSGCEDSSPKRTTTRCHPNSGTQLTIYGVHFSSLLSPTTGDSTTGHHNILSDSFAVFIGDNKCHDLKYANDFTLVCLLPPMGGEALDVTLKEGSGNKAVLTGAVSYRQLVNYRQMFDQFVYHGVGGMRQQIEELYRRAFASRDMTEKVLRQVGVGHVKGVLFHGPPGNGKTLLARTIGKILGSSQVKMLNGPEIISKFLGESERNLRGHFEAARKAWEEYGDQSEMFVIIIDEIDAICKPRGKSDQSAAAAAYDSLVNQLLTLMDGLNEMNNILVIGMTNRIELLDPALLRPGRFEVQIEVTLPTEKERLEIFEVHTRSVQESGVLDQDVSLEELAANTSHFSGAEIAGIVREAVSFSLERTTQNPDNSLRLTLNDFHRAMNSIVPAYTSSQSHILRKYLPEGYLPCGSAHSEVINTALELVQSLQHNSFTRLKSLLLYGPRGTGKTSLAVHISTLMMFDYIRLITASELLAIPDTHKIDKIHQAFTEAYRSDGVSIIILDDIDQLVKHLYFGEGRASVSHDLMHAVSTLITATPPVGTLFCSYECGV
- the LOC136237236 gene encoding uncharacterized protein isoform X2, which produces MRSWILICAYCSLLTCASKEQCNSEDCSSESQAKGCHWSCNDYRGVDYYITTGTHDVSLPSPRGAVLRVGLCTDISCGSSRSRGCIIVPGVEPVSTGQRVVYQPLEQHIPSAGLQVVYEDGVVCEVTKKPRKTIINLPCDPDHDVPATPSRAYEGDKQTICNYYVEFSPSKLFCPNMVRGLVADTSPVITAVSGCEDSSPKRTTTRCHPNSGTQLTIYGVHFSSLLSPTTGDSTTGHHNILSDSFAVFIGDNKCHDLKYANDFTLVCLLPPMGGEALDVTLKEGSGNKAVLTGAVSYRQLVNYRQMFDQFVYHGVGGMRQQIEELYRRAFASRDMTEKVLRQVGVGHVKGVLFHGPPGNGKTLLARTIGKILGSSQVKMLNGPEIISKFLGESERNLRGHFEAARKAWEEYGDQSEMFVIIIDEIDAICKPRGKSDQSAAAAAYDSLVNQLLTLMDGLNEMNNILVIGMTNRIELLDPALLRPGRFEVQIEVTLPTEKERLEIFEVHTRSVQESGVLDQDVSLEELAANTSHFSGAEIAGIVREAVSFSLERTTQNPDNSLRLTLNDFHRAMNSIVPAYTSSQSHILRKYLPEGYLPCGSAHSEVINTALELVQSLQHNSFTRLKSLLLYGPRGTGKTSLAVHISTLMMFDYIRLITASELLAIPDTHKIDKIHQAFTEAYRSDGVSIIILDDIDQLVKHLYFGEGRASVSHDLMHAVSTLITATPPVGTSLLIVATLTVRDVLGNSPVLQGLSELFAVHKLVPYLNTEGAQAFINAKNMR
- the LOC136237236 gene encoding uncharacterized protein isoform X3 — protein: MRSWILICAYCSLLTCASKEQCNSEDCSSESQAKGCHWSCNDYRGVDYYITTGTHDVSLPSPRGAVLRVGLCTDISCGSSRSRGCIIVPGVEPVSTGQRVVYQPLEQHIPSAGLQVVYEDGVVCEVTKKPRKTIINLPCDPDHDVPATPSRAYEGDKQTICNYYVEFSPSKLFCPNMVRGLVADTSPVITAVSGCEDSSPKRTTTRCHPNSGTQLTIYGVHFSSLLSPTTGDSTTGHHNILSDSFAVFIGDNKCHDLKYANDFTLVCLLPPMGGEALDVTLKEGSGNKAVLTGAVSYRQLVNYRQMFDQFVYHGVGGMRQQIEELYRRAFASRDMTEKVLRQVGVGHVKGVLFHGPPGNGKTLLARTIGKILGSSQVKMLNGPEIISKFLGESERNLRGHFEAARKAWEEYGDQSEMFVIIIDEIDAICKPRGKSDQSAAAAAYDSLVNQLLTLMDGLNEMNNILVIGMTNRIELLDPALLRPGRFEVQIEVTLPTEKERLEIFEVHTRSVQESGVLDQDVSLEELAANTSHFSGAEIAGIVREAVSFSLERTTQNPDNSLRLTLNDFHRAMNSIVPAYTSSQSHILRKYLPEGYLPCGSAHSEVINTALELVQSLQHNSFTRLKSLLLYGPRGTGKTSLAVHISTLMMFDYIRLITASELLAIPDTHKIDKIHQAFTEAYRSDGVSIIILDDIDQLVKHLYFGEGRASVSHDLMHAVSTLITATPPVEDDDQYGDTCRNPKRHVPLVLVY